The Ananas comosus cultivar F153 linkage group 7, ASM154086v1, whole genome shotgun sequence genome has a window encoding:
- the LOC109712397 gene encoding disease resistance RPP13-like protein 4, with the protein MSKWSLLRSAFLSPFSRSRDEQPRLPPNPIPPPDAEMLSQPQLSSREEEIQAEPHESIREEKMEPEEEESSLQAQSQKPRQKRWRFLKAVFNVLSLYWKRQSSSKPALDGQTLIPEEKREDKKEELHPEWSQMDARLEKILEEESARLLNREFNQLTDIEKQCLQCFSVFEPGSKIKKQIMIYWWIGEDFANSSPDHKTAEEVEEQRFQRLADLGFIEPIGNSCTSTIHECRVQPFVHWMIKKKAREASFCVLDETGMPPAELSKSPRLCLTSETELSSPSSVSDSSVGAGKTEKPTVVVFNVSKQTYRSQLDEFLNIKSLVVLQLGRWHGDAKYHIEVEGFEDLNNIGLLTNLRYLGLQGLSGLTALPPKIKELKNLLILDLRGCQYLEKVGKYATYLKRLTRLDLTECYLLEHIAGGFGSLSELQVFKGFVFGGSRRTNRCRLKELSKLRKLRKLSINITSDAHIEDNEMTVLSNFSSVLSLTITWGEIPTIGDSTTNSIAKKWKTLTLPPSVEKFDMRCFPYEKMPNWFDKAQNLKRLYIRGGILQTLDPEDESSATGISYRSIERLRLKYLDAFDMEWSKIRDMMPKLDRLELVKCEKLKWPPPLDQNHVWIRDEKDEERKTVAPSPTAPDDASTSAAVPPSDAKPALQGSPTKEAGTEAVGVPKENITPETAPDETAMGDDAAEAAAASDEEITTEPAEGTAAASKEETTTEPSLHRSPTDEAAAETVAASEEEGGEIEEEEKEEATAETAVASKEETDNKPEDLHGSPTTEATTETFAASKEENITETTHRQTPTDKTSPKFVVPPDEIITAEPALQDLSAASTSAVANPTNNSSTNAATEAPSNPSIVPATSPPGATIGDGEGNP; encoded by the exons ATGAGCAAATGGAGCCTTCTCAGATCCGCATTTCTTTCACCATTCTCTCGCAGTCGCGACGAACAGCCTCGTCTACCGCCGAATCCAATTCCACCTCCAGATGCGGAAATGCTTTCCCAGCCTCAATTGTCCTCCAGAGAAGAAGAGATACAAGCGGAGCCTCATGAAAGCATCAGAGAAGAGAAGATGGAGCCAGAAGAGGAGGAGTCTTCTCTACAAGCACAGTCGCAGAAGCCTCGACAAAAGCGATGGCGATTTTTGAAAGCAGTTTTCAATGTGCTTTCGCTGTACTGGAAGCGGCAGTCTTCTTCTAAACCTGCTCTTGATGGACAGACACTGATTCCAGAAGAAAAGAGGGAggacaaaaaagaagaattgcACCCAGAATGGTCTCAGATGGATGCGAGGCTAGAGAAGATCCTCGAAGAAGAAAGCGCGAGGCTACTTAACCGTGAATTCAATCAATTGACTGACATAGAAAAGCAATGTCTGCAGTGCTTTTCTGTGTTCGAGCCTGGTTCGAAAATCAAGAAGCAGATCATGATATATTGGTGGATCGGGGAGGACTTTGCCAATTCTTCACCAGATCATAAAACTGCAGAGGAAGTCGAAGAACAACGCTTTCAACGACTCGCTGATCTTGGTTTCATCGAGCCCATCGGCAACAGCTGCACCAGCACAATCCATGAGTGCCGAGTTCAACCCTTTGTTCACTGGATGATCAAGAAGAAGGCAAGAGAAGCTTCTTTCTGTGTCTTGGATGAGACAGGTATGCCGCCTGCTGAACTATCTAAATCCCCCCGTCTATGTCTAACTTCAGAAACAGAACTATCTTCGCCTTCTTCTGTTAGTGATAGCAGCGTAGGAGCAGGTAAAACCGAAAAACCGACAGTAGTAGTGTTCAATGTTAGCAAGCAAACTTATCGCTCGCAATTGGACGAGTTCCTCAATATTAAAAGCCTAGTCGTGCTTCAGCTTGGCCGGTGGCACGGCGATGCTAAGTACCATATTGAGGTAGAAGGTTTTGAAGACTTGAACAACATTGGTCTTCTCACGAACCTCCGGTACCTCGGGTTGCAAGGCTTGTCTGGGCTGACTGCACTTCCCCCCAAGATTAAAGAGCTAAAAAATTTGCTTATCTTAGATTTGAGAGGGTGCCAATACTTGGAGAAGGTGGGCAAGTATGCTACATATTTGAAAAGATTGACGCGTTTAGATTTAACGGAGTGCTACTTGCTAGAGCACATTGCCGGTGGATTTGGATCCCTCTCGGAACTCCAAGTATTCAAAGGGTTCGTGTTTGGTGGATCAAGACGTACGAACCGATGCAGATTGAAGGAGCTAAGCAAGTTGAGGAAGTTGAGGAAACTTAGCATAAACATAACAAGCGACGCGCACATCGAAGACAATGAAATGACTGTGTTGAGCAACTTTTCAAGTGTACTATCTCTTACAATAACATGGGGTGAGATACCGACAATCGGTGATTCTACAACCAATTCCATTGCAAAGAAATGGAAGACGCTTACGCTTCCTCCGAGTGTCGAAAAGTTTGATATGCGGTGCTTCCCTTATGAAAAAATGCCGAATTGGTTTGATAAGGCTCAGAATTTAAAAAGACTATATATTAGAGGAGGAATACTTCAGACCCTTGACCCTGAAGATGAATCGAGTGCAACCGGCATTTCTTATCGGAGCATTGAAAGATTGCGTCTAAAATATTTGGATGCTTTTGACATGGAATGGTCAAAAATAAGAGATATGATGCCAAAATTAGATCGGTTAGAGCTTGTCAAGTGTGAGAAGCTTAAGTGGCCTCCTCCATTGGATCAGAATCATGTTTGGATTAGAGATGAAAAAGATGAGGAAAGGAAGACCGTCGCTCCTAGTCCTACAGCTCCAGATGATGCTTCTACATCCGCAGCTGTTCCTCCAAGTGATGCGAAACCGGCTCTTCAAGGATCTCCTACTAAAGAAGCTGGCACTGAAGCTGTTGGTGTTCCTAAAGAAAATATTACCCCAGAAACTGCTCCTGATGAAACTGCTATGGGTGACGATGccgctgaagctgctgctgcttctgatgAAGAAATCACCACTGAACCTGCTGAAG GAACTGCTGCTGCTTCCAAGGAAGAAACTACCACTGAACCTTCTCTTCATCGATCTCCTACCGATGAAGCTGCGGCGGAAACTGTTGCTGCTTCTGAGGAAGAAGGCGgagaaatagaagaagaagaaaaagaagaagctaCCGCCGAAACTGCTGTTGCTTCCAAGGAAGAAACTGACAATAAACCTGAAGATCTTCATGGATCACCTACTACTGAAGCTACGACCGAAACTTTTGCTGCTTCCAAGGAAGAAAATATCACCGAAACTACTCATCGTCAAACTCCAACTGATAAAACTAGCCCCAAATTTGTTGTTCCTCCTGATGAAATAATTACCGCTGAACCTGCTCTTCAAGATCTTAGTGCTGCCTCAACATCAGCTGTTGCTAACCCCACAAATAACTCCAGCACCAATGCTGCTACAGAAGCTCCATCAAATCCCAGCATAGTTCCTGCAACTTCTCCTCCTGGTGCTACTATTGGTGATGGAGAAGGCAACCCTTGA